In Paenibacillus hexagrammi, the following are encoded in one genomic region:
- a CDS encoding sulfite exporter TauE/SafE family protein, with translation MTISILLMGVLVGFLVGLTGVGGASLLTPILIMLNINPAIAVGTDLLYNSITKLFGTIQHWRQKTIDFRLVKYLAFGSIPGVIIAVGFLHVFQSYYHNQEQIIKHALGYVLILVAAATLFKVFFGHMIKENRWQLKALEEKRGLTIAIGAVFGFIVGLTSIGSGSLYAIAMLYFFRMSTSRLVGTDIAHAFLLATVAGILHASMGNVNYTLVLNLLAGSIPGVIIGSMLSAKAPTNALRTIIASLVLISGLKLI, from the coding sequence ATGACGATAAGCATCTTGCTGATGGGTGTACTTGTTGGTTTTTTGGTCGGGCTGACCGGCGTCGGAGGAGCTTCACTTCTCACTCCAATATTAATTATGTTAAATATTAATCCTGCTATCGCTGTTGGAACAGACCTTCTCTATAATTCCATCACCAAACTGTTCGGAACCATTCAACATTGGCGGCAAAAAACGATCGACTTTCGTCTCGTCAAATATTTAGCGTTCGGCAGTATTCCCGGCGTCATCATAGCCGTAGGATTCCTGCATGTGTTCCAATCCTACTATCATAACCAAGAGCAGATTATCAAGCATGCACTTGGCTATGTGCTCATTCTTGTGGCAGCCGCGACTTTGTTCAAAGTATTCTTCGGCCATATGATCAAGGAAAACCGCTGGCAGCTTAAAGCACTTGAAGAAAAGCGCGGTCTTACGATTGCGATCGGTGCTGTCTTTGGATTCATCGTCGGGCTGACCTCTATCGGCTCGGGGTCCTTGTATGCCATTGCGATGCTGTACTTCTTCAGAATGTCTACCTCCCGTCTCGTTGGGACTGACATCGCTCACGCATTCCTGCTCGCTACTGTTGCAGGCATCCTTCATGCAAGTATGGGAAATGTGAATTACACGCTGGTGTTAAACCTGCTAGCAGGGTCCATTCCCGGGGTTATCATCGGCAGTATGTTATCCGCCAAAGCCCCTACAAATGCGCTGCGCACCATTATCGCAAGCCTTGTACTGATCAGCGGGCTCAAGCTGATTTGA
- the panD gene encoding aspartate 1-decarboxylase, translating to MQRLMCKGKIHRATVTEADLNYVGSITIDGLLMKKANIHPYEMVQVTSLKNATRWKTYAIPAPEGCGKIGLNGPPAHLFSPGDLVIILSLALLDEEEIAALKPQVVFVDEQNQLLSVEEHDLVIEKQEVKRNG from the coding sequence ATGCAGCGTTTAATGTGTAAAGGCAAAATCCATAGAGCTACCGTAACGGAAGCCGACCTGAATTATGTGGGCAGTATAACCATAGATGGCTTGCTCATGAAAAAAGCCAATATTCACCCCTACGAAATGGTGCAGGTTACCAGCTTGAAGAACGCCACCCGTTGGAAAACCTACGCAATTCCAGCACCAGAGGGCTGCGGCAAGATCGGCCTGAACGGTCCTCCCGCCCATCTGTTTTCTCCCGGCGATTTGGTAATCATACTCAGTCTCGCCCTTCTGGATGAAGAAGAAATCGCCGCTCTGAAGCCGCAGGTTGTTTTTGTTGATGAACAGAATCAATTGCTGTCTGTGGAAGAGCACGATCTCGTGATCGAGAAGCAGGAAGTGAAGCGTAATGGGTAA
- a CDS encoding YheC/YheD family protein encodes MGKYGTSKWTKYKFMRKDASLRAHLPETLWLSEKAFWSLLDKYGEVIVKPTGSYGGEGVIRVRNKGVYYEVHDGAKKRKYATKAELTSAVLKKRRRRNQLVQRRISLATVQKRPFDLRVMVQRKKRGDWKVTGTLAKVAGKGFIVTNMRRSNGSILSFSEAIRRSGLKNNSQSAINAAVNRTALRSARQLQKYYSNQRTMGVDMGLDGKGKPWVIEVNFAPMLGLFLKLKDKSMYRTIVSYTKK; translated from the coding sequence ATGGGTAAATACGGCACAAGCAAGTGGACCAAATATAAGTTTATGCGCAAAGACGCCTCCCTACGAGCACACCTTCCGGAAACCTTGTGGCTAAGTGAGAAAGCCTTTTGGAGCTTACTGGACAAATATGGCGAAGTGATTGTTAAGCCCACTGGCAGCTATGGCGGCGAAGGCGTCATTCGTGTACGTAACAAGGGCGTTTACTATGAGGTCCATGATGGCGCTAAAAAGAGAAAATATGCAACCAAGGCTGAACTGACGTCGGCCGTCTTGAAAAAAAGAAGGAGACGCAACCAGCTTGTACAGCGCCGTATCTCTCTAGCCACGGTTCAAAAAAGGCCGTTTGATTTACGTGTTATGGTGCAAAGGAAGAAACGAGGAGATTGGAAGGTAACGGGAACTCTCGCTAAAGTAGCCGGTAAAGGCTTTATTGTTACCAACATGAGACGCAGCAACGGCTCGATCCTAAGCTTTAGCGAAGCAATCCGCCGTTCCGGGCTAAAAAACAATTCCCAATCCGCAATAAACGCCGCCGTTAACCGGACAGCTCTCCGCTCCGCGCGCCAGCTGCAGAAATATTATTCGAATCAGCGGACGATGGGTGTAGATATGGGGCTGGATGGAAAAGGCAAGCCGTGGGTTATCGAGGTGAACTTCGCTCCGATGCTCGGACTGTTTTTGAAACTGAAAGACAAGTCGATGTATCGGACTATCGTTTCTTACACAAAGAAGTGA
- a CDS encoding threonine synthase: MNRFGLLCTRCAARLPFRYSDMKCTCGGTLLVDYDVEQIGRSFSKETVSKRYPSMWRYRELLPLTQDEAIVSLGEGWTPLLRMHGMEKKLPLKQLWVKREEQNPTGSFKSRGFSAAVSLLKEAGAARAAVPSNGNAASALAAYAARAGIPAYVFIPQDCPPLIVQECIQYGASTYLVDGLIHDAGAIIEEGKHEQGWVNVGTLKEAGRVEGKKTMGLELAEQLGWKFPDVIIYPTGGGSGIVGMWKAYKELKRLGWIDGDMPRFVCVQEEGCQPIVDALSAANHTAGEEHRTAPSPTGMRVPQPPDLELLLAIVKESGGTSIAVSRSDIQDASYSLGSLGVSASPEGSATWAGLTALCDSGWIRPEDTVTLFNTSHHMKYTDVRLSKQPPLIRTYADFLLHSKNL, encoded by the coding sequence ATGAACCGATTCGGGCTTCTATGCACACGATGCGCAGCCAGGCTGCCTTTTCGTTATTCCGACATGAAGTGCACGTGCGGCGGTACGCTGCTTGTTGATTACGATGTAGAACAAATAGGTCGCTCATTTTCCAAAGAGACAGTATCCAAACGATATCCTTCCATGTGGAGATACCGGGAATTGCTGCCGCTGACCCAGGATGAAGCAATTGTCTCATTAGGCGAGGGATGGACGCCGCTGCTGCGGATGCACGGCATGGAGAAAAAACTGCCGCTGAAGCAGCTTTGGGTCAAACGGGAAGAACAGAACCCGACAGGCAGCTTCAAAAGCCGAGGGTTCTCTGCTGCCGTCTCCCTTTTGAAAGAAGCTGGTGCAGCACGTGCGGCTGTACCTTCCAACGGCAATGCCGCCAGTGCGTTAGCCGCTTATGCAGCACGCGCGGGCATTCCGGCCTATGTGTTTATCCCCCAAGACTGTCCGCCTTTAATCGTACAGGAATGCATCCAGTATGGGGCTTCCACCTACCTGGTCGACGGTCTCATTCATGATGCCGGTGCCATCATTGAAGAAGGCAAGCATGAGCAGGGATGGGTGAATGTAGGCACACTGAAGGAAGCAGGACGGGTAGAAGGCAAGAAAACAATGGGACTCGAGCTTGCCGAACAGCTGGGTTGGAAATTCCCTGACGTCATTATCTATCCTACGGGCGGGGGATCGGGTATTGTGGGGATGTGGAAGGCTTACAAAGAGCTCAAGAGGTTAGGCTGGATAGACGGAGATATGCCTAGATTCGTCTGTGTGCAAGAAGAAGGCTGCCAACCGATTGTTGACGCTCTCTCAGCCGCAAATCACACCGCCGGTGAAGAGCACCGAACTGCGCCAAGTCCAACTGGAATGCGGGTACCTCAGCCTCCTGATCTTGAGCTGCTGCTTGCCATCGTCAAGGAAAGCGGCGGCACTTCGATTGCTGTCAGCCGTAGCGACATTCAAGATGCCTCCTATAGCCTAGGATCACTAGGAGTCTCCGCTTCACCCGAGGGATCGGCTACGTGGGCAGGTCTAACAGCCCTGTGCGACAGCGGATGGATTCGTCCAGAAGATACCGTCACATTGTTCAACACCTCCCATCATATGAAATACACGGATGTCAGGCTTTCCAAGCAGCCTCCTCTCATTCGTACCTACGCGGATTTTCTCCTCCATTCAAAAAACCTCTAG
- a CDS encoding RCC1 domain-containing protein, which translates to MKIVNHICSILLCGLLVAGTAGGLAGLPSRVSAEEAGAAVSDIEQSASSSIQQIAGGKGFTVVLKQDGTVWTLGDNLRGKLGGGLQSRKQAVKVSGLSDVTAIAAGQSHTLALKKDGTVWAWGENTYGQLGNGTIIDQNTPVQVKGLSHVVSISAGIFHSVALKDDGTVWTWGDNTYGQLGDSTMDAKNEPVQIKGNLAGVKAIASGAYHNLAIDNDGIVWAWGDNYFGELGYGYDQNRLNTPIMVTTGSSWKITQIAAGLDFSLAVKDDGTLLYWGLMSSRQNVIGNSNGINVNYSEQKLPLLVNGVEDITQIAAGGSYAAALTKDGSVYTWGENSYGQLGIGLGYDGATWDRSFPAKVNGLPAVSSIGTGPNFMFAVDTDGQLWSWGSNSYGQLGDGTNNNQPSPVESSIVKSLEATVKKPGEGNKLIKNPKAVSLAAGGSDTFAIRPNGVFGWGVNTYGQLGIGSNLSAQSPKQLELGDVSAISSGNAHTLAVKNDGTLWSWGQNYFGQLGSTGLDNQSMPVQVSTLTDVVSAFAGNNHSIALLANGTVWTFGDNTYGQLGHDSDPLPAAVPSLSNIVAVSAGANFNLALENSGTIWAWGDNTNGQLGDGTFASKQQPVPITGVTGVIAISAGKNHALALKSDGSVWAWGYNAFGQLGDGTTTSSNKPVRVTKLNQAAAIQAGAYHSMAIGKDGSVWSWGQNLFGQLGDGTLNNRNQPVQVKDMANVSQMAAGTDHSAVMLKNGSIWTWGGNSSGQLGDGTLTNRSEPALVPGLTDTYNDISGHWAETAIEEAAAKGYINGYDDGSFKPDHTITRAEFVKMLMTGLRENVQPASDEVWYKPYVEAAQRLGLLQEGDLQGEMNEPITRQELAILSLRAATSKLSKPYMPITSKDAMNDAVQNGIMEGLADGELAPTGESTRAQAVIVLKRTLDWKYKVANTVPAPY; encoded by the coding sequence ATGAAAATAGTCAATCATATTTGTTCCATCTTGTTGTGCGGTCTGCTGGTTGCCGGTACAGCCGGCGGACTCGCCGGCCTTCCTTCCCGAGTATCTGCGGAGGAAGCAGGGGCTGCTGTATCAGATATAGAACAATCGGCATCATCCTCGATCCAACAAATCGCAGGAGGTAAAGGCTTCACGGTTGTATTGAAGCAGGACGGCACGGTTTGGACGCTCGGGGATAACCTGAGAGGAAAGCTGGGCGGGGGGTTGCAGAGCCGGAAGCAGGCAGTAAAGGTAAGCGGGCTTTCGGACGTTACGGCTATTGCTGCCGGTCAATCCCATACGCTGGCACTCAAGAAAGACGGCACCGTGTGGGCGTGGGGCGAGAATACCTACGGACAACTGGGGAACGGTACCATAATCGATCAGAACACGCCTGTTCAAGTGAAGGGCCTGTCACATGTTGTTTCGATTTCTGCAGGTATCTTCCATTCAGTTGCTCTGAAGGATGATGGCACTGTATGGACCTGGGGTGACAACACGTACGGCCAGCTTGGAGATTCCACGATGGACGCGAAAAATGAACCCGTGCAAATCAAAGGAAACCTTGCCGGCGTGAAGGCGATTGCCAGCGGCGCCTACCACAATTTAGCTATTGATAACGATGGTATTGTGTGGGCTTGGGGAGACAATTACTTCGGTGAATTGGGCTATGGCTATGATCAGAATCGGCTGAACACGCCGATTATGGTAACAACAGGGAGCAGCTGGAAGATCACGCAGATTGCAGCCGGCCTTGATTTTTCACTCGCGGTAAAAGATGACGGGACGCTGTTATATTGGGGCCTTATGAGCAGCCGGCAGAATGTCATCGGGAATTCGAACGGTATCAACGTGAATTATTCGGAGCAAAAGCTGCCTCTGCTTGTAAATGGCGTCGAAGATATTACGCAAATTGCTGCTGGCGGCTCCTATGCTGCGGCGCTCACGAAAGACGGAAGTGTTTATACCTGGGGCGAGAACAGCTATGGACAGCTCGGAATCGGCTTAGGCTATGACGGTGCAACGTGGGACCGTTCATTCCCTGCTAAAGTAAACGGTCTTCCAGCGGTATCATCGATTGGAACTGGACCTAATTTTATGTTTGCGGTGGATACCGATGGTCAATTATGGTCATGGGGCAGTAACAGCTACGGACAGCTGGGCGATGGCACGAACAATAATCAACCATCTCCGGTTGAGTCTTCCATTGTAAAATCCTTGGAAGCTACGGTGAAGAAGCCAGGTGAAGGAAATAAGCTGATAAAAAATCCCAAAGCTGTTTCATTGGCTGCGGGTGGAAGCGACACCTTTGCAATTCGGCCTAACGGGGTCTTTGGATGGGGTGTGAACACATACGGTCAATTGGGCATCGGTTCCAATCTATCGGCGCAGTCCCCTAAGCAGCTTGAATTGGGGGATGTGTCAGCCATATCGTCCGGCAATGCGCATACGTTGGCAGTCAAGAATGACGGTACATTGTGGAGCTGGGGTCAAAATTACTTCGGCCAGCTTGGATCAACAGGCTTAGACAATCAAAGCATGCCTGTACAGGTAAGCACGTTAACCGATGTCGTTTCTGCTTTCGCCGGAAACAATCACTCGATTGCACTTTTGGCGAACGGCACGGTGTGGACCTTTGGTGACAATACGTACGGTCAGCTGGGCCACGACTCAGATCCTCTGCCCGCCGCCGTACCGTCGTTATCCAACATCGTTGCAGTCTCTGCCGGCGCGAATTTCAACCTTGCGCTGGAGAACAGCGGAACGATATGGGCATGGGGGGACAATACCAACGGACAGTTGGGTGACGGGACGTTTGCCAGCAAACAGCAGCCAGTACCAATTACTGGAGTAACAGGCGTAATCGCCATCTCCGCTGGCAAAAACCACGCACTCGCGCTGAAAAGCGACGGCTCCGTATGGGCCTGGGGCTACAACGCATTCGGTCAATTAGGTGACGGTACGACAACTAGCAGCAATAAGCCGGTTCGAGTTACGAAGCTGAATCAGGCAGCAGCTATTCAGGCCGGTGCGTATCATAGCATGGCTATCGGCAAGGATGGGAGTGTATGGTCCTGGGGCCAAAATCTCTTTGGTCAACTAGGCGATGGTACCCTAAACAACCGCAATCAGCCTGTCCAAGTGAAAGATATGGCAAATGTCAGTCAAATGGCTGCTGGAACGGATCATAGTGCAGTCATGTTAAAGAATGGTTCGATCTGGACTTGGGGAGGCAATTCTTCCGGCCAGCTTGGTGATGGAACTCTGACGAATCGCTCAGAACCTGCGCTTGTCCCGGGGCTGACGGATACTTACAATGATATATCCGGCCATTGGGCGGAGACCGCTATTGAAGAGGCTGCAGCTAAAGGGTATATAAACGGCTACGATGACGGCAGCTTTAAACCGGATCACACGATAACCAGAGCAGAGTTTGTCAAAATGCTGATGACCGGTCTCCGGGAGAATGTGCAGCCGGCAAGCGATGAAGTATGGTACAAGCCCTATGTGGAAGCTGCCCAGCGGCTCGGTCTATTGCAAGAAGGTGACCTGCAGGGAGAGATGAATGAACCGATTACCCGTCAAGAGCTTGCTATACTAAGCCTAAGAGCGGCAACCTCCAAGCTGTCGAAGCCCTACATGCCGATCACAAGCAAAGATGCTATGAACGATGCGGTGCAAAACGGGATCATGGAAGGTCTGGCTGACGGTGAGCTTGCTCCAACAGGAGAATCGACTCGCGCACAAGCTGTCATTGTACTGAAAAGAACGCTGGATTGGAAATATAAGGTGGCAAACACTGTGCCAGCACCTTATTAA
- a CDS encoding efflux RND transporter periplasmic adaptor subunit: MKRRLMIRKNAVATAQIQLNNALAAQQNSIESAKQDVASAEASFSKSQADAANAVTIAQTNLNSQLDSLLTTQTNNIDSYTLAVQQAVVGYNAAMQNGGDTSTAMNKLQSAQLQLQQAQQAQYKDTQSAQNSLTNLQNALLSAQSSQSVQVAQETLNSALLKLASTQSSAAAQIEQNRQQLAQAQSGQQLALNSAQASLDQSKQSVNNASSTEGLKVNEAQLQQGETKVKLLSEQLQDGVLASPVEGVVTSIMTPVGQNAGQSAILSIASTDPVIATVNVSEASVGKFKAGIPMSVKIPTLNKDFDGEVAVVHPAMDATTKSYLVDIKLKDDQHELLPGMFATSSLKSEGKQSIVVPADAVLSQSSGNAVFIVKDGKAKKVLVKIGVMTSSSFEITDGLNVGDELVVKGQELLSDNVPVQVGQPGKGTGGAQGGKGAGGAQGGQGAQGGKGQGSQGQGAAGDGQKKWQGGSGGKEGEGKPADADAASGGAKPEAQKAGAGQ; encoded by the coding sequence ATGAAAAGACGATTAATGATCAGAAAAAATGCTGTCGCTACCGCGCAAATTCAATTAAATAACGCTCTCGCGGCGCAGCAAAATTCAATTGAAAGCGCGAAGCAGGATGTTGCCAGCGCTGAAGCCAGCTTCAGCAAGTCGCAGGCGGATGCAGCTAATGCCGTTACGATTGCGCAGACGAATTTGAATTCACAGCTGGACAGCCTGTTGACGACGCAAACCAATAATATTGATAGCTATACACTGGCGGTTCAACAAGCTGTTGTAGGTTATAATGCTGCGATGCAAAATGGCGGTGATACGAGCACAGCGATGAATAAGCTGCAAAGCGCCCAGCTCCAGCTCCAGCAAGCACAGCAGGCTCAGTACAAAGACACGCAGAGCGCGCAGAACTCACTGACAAATCTGCAAAATGCGCTTCTTTCCGCTCAGAGCTCACAATCTGTTCAGGTAGCGCAGGAGACGCTCAATTCAGCGCTGCTAAAGCTTGCTTCCACGCAATCATCAGCTGCAGCTCAGATTGAACAAAATCGTCAGCAGCTTGCTCAGGCGCAGTCGGGTCAACAGCTTGCACTGAACAGCGCGCAAGCCTCGTTGGACCAATCCAAGCAAAGTGTTAACAACGCAAGTTCCACAGAAGGTCTAAAAGTGAATGAGGCGCAGCTGCAGCAGGGAGAAACCAAAGTCAAGCTGCTGTCCGAACAGCTGCAGGACGGAGTTCTAGCAAGCCCTGTAGAAGGTGTCGTAACGTCAATTATGACTCCTGTAGGGCAAAATGCAGGTCAATCGGCGATTCTCTCGATCGCCTCCACGGACCCGGTTATTGCTACAGTTAACGTTTCGGAAGCGTCTGTTGGTAAATTCAAAGCAGGAATTCCGATGAGTGTGAAAATACCTACGTTGAATAAAGATTTTGACGGTGAAGTAGCGGTCGTTCATCCGGCGATGGATGCAACGACGAAATCCTATCTGGTTGACATCAAGCTGAAGGATGACCAGCACGAGCTGCTGCCCGGCATGTTTGCGACGTCCTCGCTCAAAAGCGAAGGCAAGCAGTCGATTGTGGTTCCTGCCGATGCGGTGTTAAGCCAATCCAGCGGAAATGCCGTGTTTATTGTGAAAGACGGCAAAGCGAAGAAAGTGCTTGTTAAGATTGGAGTTATGACGAGCTCTTCCTTTGAAATCACAGACGGATTGAATGTAGGCGATGAGCTGGTCGTGAAAGGGCAGGAGCTGCTCTCCGATAATGTTCCGGTTCAAGTCGGACAGCCTGGCAAAGGAACTGGCGGAGCGCAAGGCGGCAAAGGAGCCGGCGGTGCACAGGGCGGTCAGGGAGCGCAAGGCGGTAAAGGGCAAGGCAGCCAAGGTCAAGGCGCAGCAGGAGACGGTCAAAAGAAATGGCAGGGCGGGTCCGGAGGTAAAGAGGGTGAAGGCAAGCCTGCTGACGCGGACGCAGCATCCGGCGGAGCAAAACCAGAAGCGCAGAAAGCGGGGGCTGGACAGTGA
- a CDS encoding biotin/lipoyl-binding protein, with protein MKSLRSISFIAAVTAVTVIAGCSTAGTAAKPGANNRSAVRQMTVETQTVKLSDIGGGQVFTGSITPAFTTNISSKVSGRVNAINVAVGDHVQVGEALAEIDTTSLRQSLEQSQMDLAVTQAQYNKAIADQQNSLVAAQKSLAVQQAAYEKTINDQKKCCRYRANSIK; from the coding sequence ATGAAGTCGCTTAGAAGCATTTCTTTCATCGCTGCCGTCACGGCCGTGACTGTGATAGCGGGGTGCAGCACGGCCGGAACCGCTGCAAAGCCTGGGGCAAACAACCGCTCGGCAGTGCGTCAGATGACGGTGGAAACACAAACGGTCAAACTGTCTGACATTGGCGGGGGACAAGTATTTACAGGCTCCATTACACCTGCGTTTACAACCAATATTTCCTCGAAGGTCAGCGGTCGCGTCAATGCGATCAACGTTGCAGTTGGAGACCACGTACAGGTCGGAGAAGCATTGGCGGAGATCGATACAACCTCCCTCAGACAGTCCCTGGAACAGTCGCAAATGGACCTGGCGGTCACTCAGGCGCAGTACAACAAGGCGATTGCCGATCAGCAGAACAGTTTAGTAGCCGCTCAAAAGTCTCTAGCTGTTCAGCAAGCAGCCTATGAAAAGACGATTAATGATCAGAAAAAATGCTGTCGCTACCGCGCAAATTCAATTAAATAA
- a CDS encoding amidohydrolase family protein has protein sequence MQGRFDGFPKGRGIARIKEMLQAGVNVSIAHDDIQTPFYPLGNGSLLQAAHMAAHLAHMTGRQDLYELVRMVTDRAAQVMQLGSYGISEGNPASFVLMPAEDAADLLRVQPVCRYVVRHGRIISQTTPPQNSLNVSLS, from the coding sequence ATGCAGGGCCGTTTCGACGGATTTCCCAAGGGACGCGGCATCGCGAGGATCAAGGAAATGCTGCAAGCCGGTGTCAATGTCAGCATCGCACATGACGATATTCAGACACCATTTTACCCGTTAGGAAATGGAAGCTTGCTGCAGGCTGCTCATATGGCTGCGCATCTGGCTCATATGACGGGACGGCAGGACTTGTATGAGCTGGTGCGAATGGTCACAGACCGGGCGGCTCAAGTCATGCAGCTTGGCAGTTACGGAATTAGTGAAGGCAATCCCGCCAGTTTCGTGCTCATGCCTGCCGAGGATGCAGCTGATCTGCTTCGTGTACAGCCGGTTTGCAGGTATGTGGTCCGTCATGGACGCATCATTTCCCAAACAACCCCTCCTCAAAATAGTCTCAATGTGTCGCTATCCTAA